A stretch of the Lactuca sativa cultivar Salinas chromosome 9, Lsat_Salinas_v11, whole genome shotgun sequence genome encodes the following:
- the LOC111879463 gene encoding uncharacterized protein LOC111879463, with the protein MDVVGQSDIQDRPDIIARIFHIKVHAFITFLKEDKTFGEVDAYLYTIEFQKRGLPHCHTLLWVTSPFKIRDAEDVDKYITAELPDFASEPALYRMVTTCMLHGPCGLLNVRAPCMQDMKCTKHFPRPFVSSTTFDENGYVRYRRRQGSYHTLGNGITIDNGYVVPYNKCLCSRFDAHINVEYCGWNMMIKYLFKYISKGVDRVRFTLQRSEIDCATSSSTTSNAVNEIKEFLDGRYICPHEASWRILNFPIHERHPTVQVLAVHLEGMQTTIFKENARLDTIIDIPTFGVTTLTEWFRNNQADTRGVNLTYTDYPSIYRWDTTAKAWIHRAITTKRTNTTIGRLAYVHPTAGELFYLRILLSHQKGCRSFSDIKTVHGRTYSSFCDTCEVLGLTGDDREWLRAFDEAASWATAAELRSLF; encoded by the exons ATGGATGTTGTCGGTCAAAGTGATATCCAAGATAGGCCAGATATTATTGCTCGCATTTTCCATATTAAAGTGCACGCTTTCATTACTTTTCTTAAAGAGGACAAAACTTTTGGTGAGGTAGATGCAT ATCTATACACCATTGAATTTCAGAAAAGAGGATTGCCTCATTGTCATACACTCTTGTGGGTTACTTCACCATTTAAAATACGGGATGCTGAAGATGTAGATAAATATATAACTGCTGAGTTGCCGGACTTCGCATCTGAACCCGCATTGTATAGAATGGTTACTACATGTATGTtgcatggtccatgtggtttgttGAATGTACGCGCTCCTTGCATGCAAGATATGAAGTGCACCAAACATTTTCCGAGACCGTTTGTATCATCAACAACTTTCGATGAAAACGGTTATGTTCGCTATAGAAGACGACAAGGATCTTATCATACGTTAGGGAATGGCATCACGATTGATAACGGATATGTGGTTCCATACAACAAGTGTCTATGTAGCCGTTTTGATGCTCACATAAATGTCGAGTACTGTGGTTGGAATATGATGATTAAGTACCTATTCAAGTACATTTCAAAAGGTGTAGATCGTGTTCGGTTCACTCTTCAAAGATCAGAAATTGATTGTGCTACCTCCTCCTCTACTACATCTAATGCTGTTAATGAAATCAAAGAATTCTTGGATGGTCGATATATATGCCCACATGAAGCATCGTGGAGGATCTTAAATTTTCCTATTCACGAACGTCATCCGACGGTTCAAGTTTTAGCAGTTCACCTAGAAGGTATGCAAACTACTATTTTCAAGGAAAATGCAAGGCTTGATACAATAATTGATATTCCAACCTTTGGTGTAACAACATTGACGGAATGGTTCCGTAATAATCAAGCGGATACACGAGGTGTTAACCTTACATATACTGATTATCCGAGCATATACCGATGGGACACTACTGCTAAAGCCTGGATTCATAGAGCCATTACAACTAAAAGAACCAACACAACTATTGGCAGACTTGCATACGTGCACCCAACTGCAGGAGAGTTGTTTTACTTACGGATTTTACTTTCCCATCAAAAAGGATGCAGGTCATTCAGTGATATCAAAACTGTTCATGGGAGAACATATTCTTCTTTTTGTGACACATGTGAGGTATTGGGTTTGACCGGTGATGATAGAGAATGGTTAAGAGCTTTCGATGAGGCGGCTTCTTGGGCAACTGCTGCTGAATTACGATCACTTTTTTAA
- the LOC111879462 gene encoding uncharacterized protein LOC111879462, which produces MIIWDEAPMSDRRYFEFLDKSLRDVLEDDTRFFGGMSMLLGGDFRQTLPVQPKSRKAQIINLTLPNSYLWSHFTVYRLHRNMRLSETETSVVSSSHTSDFASWLLDIGNRKIGTPDKDDPENTKIMHIPQPFLIRSENMGLESLIDFVYGYDMLANPTPEDLSVRAIICPKNETADRVNTLILSKTKGEQIIYNSCDSIKSPGRDTLELDALYPQEYLNNLDFSGVPPHKLLLKVNTPVMLLRNINQREGLCNGTRLIITQLLPFVIKASIITGTSIGKRVYIPRIRFVHNSSDLPFIFTRKQFPFKVCYAMTINKSQGQSLKKVGLFLENSVFTHGQLYVAISRATSPYSIKILLQQDDNLPVNCTKNVVFNDLLTKVDMREVYISYTSTQI; this is translated from the coding sequence ATGATTATATGGGATGAAGCTCCAATGAGCGATCGTCGTTATTTTGAATTTCTTGACAAATCATTAAGAGATGTTCTTGAGGATGACACACGTTTTTTTGGTGGGATGTCAATGTTGTTAGGAGGTGATTTTCGCCAAACACTACCTGTTCAACCTAAAAGTAGGAAAGCACAGATAATCAATCTAACCTTACCGAATTCTTATCTTTGGTCACATTTTACCGTCTATAGATTACATCGTAATATGCGACTGTCTGAAACAGAGACTTCGGTTGTCTCTTCAAGTCACACATCTGATTTTGCTTCGTGGTTGCTTGACATTGGCAATAGAAAGATAGGAACTCCAGATAAAGATGATCCAGAAAATACAAAGATTATGCATATACCACAACCTTTCCTTATCAGATCAGAAAACATGGGATTAGAATCGCTTATAGATTTCGTTTATGGTTATGACATGCTAGCCAATCCAACTCCTGAAGATTTATCTGTCAGGGCTATTATATGTCCCAAAAATGAGACAGCAGACCGAGTGAATACTTTAATATTATCAAAAACCAAAGGTGAACAAATTATATACAACAGTTGTGACTCTATCAAATCACCAGGTCGAGATACATTAGAACTAGATGCACTGTATCCACAAGAATATCTAAACAATTTAGATTTCTCTGGTGTTCCTCCACATAAACTGTTGTTAAAAGTTAACACACCAGTTATGCTTTTAAGAAATATTAACCAAAGGGAAGGATTGTGCAATGGAACACGATTAATCATTACACAGTTACTGCCTTTTGTTATTAAGGCTTCCATAATAACAGGGACGTCAATAGGCAAACGGGTATACATTCCGAGAATTAGATTTGTACACAATAGTTCAGACTTACCATTCATCTTCACTCGAAAACAGTTTCCCTTCAAAGTTTGTTACGCAATGACTATAAATAAAAGTCAAGGGCAATCGCTCAAAAAAGTTGGTTTATTTCTTGAAAACTCCGTATTCACACACGGTCAACTGTATGTCGCCATATCAAGGGCAACTTCCCCATACTCAATCAAGATTCTACTACAACAAGACGATAATTTACCAGTGAACTGTACCAAGAATGTCGTATTCAATGATTTGTTAACAAAAGTTGACATGCGTGAGGTCTACATATCATATACATCCACACAGATATGA
- the LOC111879366 gene encoding uncharacterized protein LOC111879366 → MEQLLHFTHDHTLSLVHLQPASHDSENSDEEEEKEEGEEDDFVAEEKHVGKCKMCKEGIYSFHMSYYECKDCDDDYSLHKFCAEMPKTLQNHPSHDFHPYHNLTLSKGFFWIYSSDEWACSVCNLMRKNIFNYMCSICEINMDIICATMSQQKMDHPSHPHQLQRMSKELVSHCSACGEKHQGTFYQCTTCLWYSIHLDCALLPAKLLIQQHTDATFTHSHPLTLAYSFPEVDQKAKYNPRCRVCKKYFDCYLWLYKCDKCQYYAHINCATSKTEPFMSIFLHPGGGKTYKNFKDDDYPNLLHCPFPDESYNLLRHYFIKNKKEFITMIKEEEHGGEMLNHFSHQHPLILLDTHARQTSVLGNKSIVLHDPMKKIQVLCDACLKPITEMPYYKCSEISSCGFVLHEWCARLPSKIQDHPGHPEHVLVLVSKNPQRLMGLFFCYNCCLYGNSFAYGCAECEYYVDINCAFLPKEITHEAHPGHLLSRINASSADLSKKLCNSCRCYLEDCNIAFHCPSCDFYLDTECALLLPGMMRHKFDKHPFSLRYNPVENHSSDYFCEICEENFNPELWFYHCSSTCAQSMHPACAPLILECEQHVYAKYGRGVFEFVNVKFGGTVEIKGLHPHRLSFLQGIQSHGLCKVCTEELQYDMIFKCLECDEYALHCFCVYYSDNYVFN, encoded by the exons ATGGAGCAACTTTTGCACTTCACTCATGATCATACGCTCAGCCTTGTCCATCTGCAACCTGCTAGCCACGATAGTGAAaactctgatgaagaagaagagaaagaggaAGGTGAGGAGGATGATTTTGTGGCTGAAGAGAAGCATGTTGGAAAGTGCAAAATGTGTAAAGAAGGGATCTACTCATTTCATATGAGTTACTACGAATGTAAGGATTGTGATGATGACTACTCGTTGCACAAATTTTGTGCAGAAATGCCAAAAACCCTACAAAACCACCCATCACATGATTTCCATCCCTACCATAATCTTACCTTGTCTAAAGGATTCTTTTGGATATATTCCAGTGACGAATGGGCATGTAGTGTCTGCAATCTTATGCGGAAGAACATATTCAATTACATGTGTTCCATTTGTGAAATCAACATGGACATAATCTGTGCCACTATGTCTCAACAAAAGATGGACCACCCAAGCCACCCTCACCAACTGCAACGTATGTCCAAGGAGTTGGTATCACATTGCAGCGCTTGTGGCGAAAAACATCAAGGGACCTTCTACCAATGCACCACGTGTTTGTGGTACTCCATCCACTTAGATTGTGCTTTGTTGCCAGCAAAGTTACTTATCCAACAACATACTGATGCCACTTTCACTCATTCTCATCCACTTACCCTTGCCTATTCCTTTCCTGAAGTTGATCAGAAAGCTAAGTATAATCCTAGATGCAGAGTTTGTAAGAAGTACTTCGATTGTTACTTATGGCTTTACAAATGCGATAAATGTCAATATTATGCCCATATTAATTGTGCAACTTCAAAGACAGAGCCATTTATGTCAATCTTCTTACACCCCG GTGGTGGCAAGACTTATAAAAATTTCAAAGACGATGATTATCCTAATCTTCTCCACTGTCCATTTCCGGATGAAAGTTACAACCTTCTCAGAcactattttataaaaaataagaaagaGTTTATTACTATGATTAAAGAAGAAGAGCATGGCGGTGAAATGCTCAACCATTTTAGTCATCAACACCCACTGATTCTTTTAGATACACACGCGCGACAAACATCAGTACTTGGAAACAAATCAATTGTTCTCCACGACCCCATGAAGAAAATTCAAGTATTATGTGACGCTTGTTTGAAACCAATTACGGAAATGCCATATTATAAGTGTTCTGAAATAAGTAGTTGTGGTTTTGTTCTTCATGAGTGGTGTGCCAGGCTACCTTCCAAAATACAAGACCACCCTGGCCATCCAGAGCATGTGCTTGTTCTCGTGTCAAAGAACCCTCAGCGGTTAATGGGTTTATTTTTCTGTTACAATTGTTGTTTATATGGCAATAGTTTCGCATATGGATGTGCTGAATGTGAGTATtatgtagatatcaattgtgcATTCCTACCTAAAGAAATCACACATGAAGCTCACCCAGGCCATCTCCTCTCAAGAATCAATGCTTCTTCAGCTGATCTATCAAAAAAATTATGCAATTCATGTCGTTGTTACCTCGAAGATTGCAATATCGCTTTCCATTGCCCCTCTTGTGATTTCTACTTGGATACGGAGTGTGCTTTGTTGTTGCCTGGAATGATGAGGCACAAGTTCGATAAGCATCCATTCAGCCTAAGATACAATCCAGTTGAGAACCACTCTAGCGACTACTTCTGTGAAATTTGTGAGGAAAATTTTAACCCTGAATTGTGGTTCTATCATTGTAGTTCTACTTGTGCCCAGTCTATGCATCCTGCTTGTGCGCCCTTAATCCTTGAGTGTGAGCAACATGTATATGCCAAGTATGGAAGAGGTGTCTTTGAGTTTGTGAACGTCAAGTTTGGAGGGACTGTTGAGATCAAAGGACTTCACCCACATCGTCTATCCTTTCTTCAAGGGATTCAGTCCCATGGTCTGTGCAAAGTGTGCACCGAAGAATTACAGTACGATATGATCTTTAAGTGCTTGGAGTGCGATGAGTATGCACTTCATTGTTTTTGTGTTTATTACTCTgacaattatgtgtttaattga